In Rahnella variigena, one DNA window encodes the following:
- a CDS encoding MBL fold metallo-hydrolase produces MKIHLITVTAFSQNCSLIWCTKTNQAAIVDPGGEAPRIIQEVSAKGVLVTQILLTHGHLDHVGAAAELAAHYQVPVIGPQKEDQFLLDALPTQSQMFGLDHCDPLTPDTWLEEGDTVSVGEETLSVLHCPGHTPGHIVFINDEARIAISGDVIFKGGVGRSDFPRGDHQALIHSIKTKLLPLGDDMVFIPGHGPMSDFGYERKNNPFLQDEMPVW; encoded by the coding sequence ATGAAAATCCATCTTATTACCGTCACGGCCTTCAGCCAGAACTGCTCTCTGATTTGGTGTACGAAGACCAATCAGGCCGCCATTGTCGATCCCGGCGGTGAAGCCCCGCGTATCATTCAGGAAGTGTCTGCCAAAGGCGTTCTGGTTACTCAAATTTTGCTCACGCACGGTCATCTTGATCACGTAGGTGCCGCCGCTGAACTGGCTGCTCATTATCAGGTGCCCGTTATTGGCCCGCAGAAGGAAGATCAGTTCCTGCTTGATGCTTTGCCAACTCAGAGCCAGATGTTTGGCCTTGACCATTGTGACCCGCTGACGCCTGATACCTGGCTCGAGGAAGGTGACACCGTGAGTGTGGGCGAAGAAACCTTATCTGTATTACATTGCCCGGGTCATACGCCGGGGCATATTGTTTTCATCAATGATGAAGCGCGTATTGCCATTTCCGGTGACGTGATTTTCAAAGGCGGCGTAGGGCGAAGTGATTTCCCGCGCGGTGATCATCAGGCGCTGATCCACTCGATTAAAACCAAGCTGTTGCCTCTGGGTGATGACATGGTCTTTATTCCAGGTCATGGCCCGATGTCTGACTTTGGTTACGAGCGTAAAAATAATCCTTTCCTGCAGGATGAAATGCCGGTCTGGTAA
- a CDS encoding YcbK family protein translates to MNEIDKHRRKWLALGSAAMGIAFLPGRAFATLSTPRPRILVVNNLNTGETLKTEFFDGKRYNKDELARLNHLFRDYRAEKVKAIDPALFDHLYRLQVMLGGTNKPVQLISGYRSLATNNSMREPGSGVAKHSYHTLGQAMDFHIQGIELSNIRKAALKMRMGGVGYYPRSNFVHIDTGPARTW, encoded by the coding sequence ATGAATGAAATCGACAAACATCGCCGTAAATGGCTGGCACTGGGCAGTGCCGCTATGGGGATTGCATTCCTTCCGGGTCGTGCATTCGCCACTCTTTCCACTCCTCGTCCGCGTATTTTAGTCGTTAATAACTTAAATACCGGCGAAACCCTCAAAACAGAGTTTTTTGATGGAAAGCGTTACAACAAGGATGAGTTGGCTCGGTTGAATCATCTGTTCAGAGACTATCGGGCGGAAAAAGTTAAAGCCATCGATCCCGCCTTATTCGATCATCTTTATCGTCTGCAAGTTATGCTCGGCGGCACCAATAAACCTGTTCAGTTAATTTCTGGTTACCGCTCTCTGGCGACCAACAACAGCATGCGTGAACCAGGCAGTGGCGTAGCAAAACACAGTTACCACACGCTCGGACAGGCGATGGATTTCCATATTCAGGGAATCGAATTGAGCAATATCCGCAAAGCAGCGTTAAAAATGCGGATGGGTGGTGTAGGATATTATCCACGAAGTAACTTTGTGCACATCGATACCGGCCCCGCACGGACCTGGTGA
- the ldtD gene encoding L,D-transpeptidase: MLMNQRSLKFLVASCLLASGLSPWFAAWAAVPTMPVGKTTLSSVQSMSQLQAELMPRGIRPLYLSSLSSLYAANHMQPMWKDRETIQIFQQQLAELAISGIQPQFTQWVKWLTDPEVTGMARDVVLSDAMLGYLQFTSSVEANGDKWLYGTTPYKMTTPSLTVINQWQLAVRQGDTAHYMSTLTPQHPYYAKMHDALKTMLADNRPWPAMRGSASLRPDQISDDVPALREILTRTGMMVASPQETSAPKPTDETIAPNTPGSAANDDLSVDETADKAQPATPAVSPSATSVQDVLPSVQSTEAPAPAAAVAVANNQYTPDLVEAVKRFQKWQGLEADGIIGGRTRQWLNASPQLRATLLALNIQRLRILPGNVNTGIMVNIPNYQLTYYLNGSEVLSSRVIVGRPSRKTPLMSSALNNVVVNPPWNVPTTLVREDIVPKAMNNPGYFQQHGYQVLSGWSNDAEVIDPSMIDWAMVSPNHFPYRIRQAPGVSNSLGRYKFNMPSSDAIYLHDTPNHNLFSKDIRALSSGCVRVNKASELANMLLQDAGWNDTRISSALQGGNTTYVAIRHHIPVKLFYLTAWVADDGKPQFRTDIYNYDSTVRSGAQILPQAEILLQ; encoded by the coding sequence ATGTTAATGAATCAAAGGTCTCTCAAGTTTTTAGTCGCCAGCTGTTTGCTGGCGAGCGGTCTGTCTCCGTGGTTTGCTGCCTGGGCGGCAGTTCCCACTATGCCGGTCGGAAAGACCACGTTATCCAGCGTGCAAAGCATGAGCCAGCTGCAGGCAGAATTAATGCCAAGGGGCATCCGGCCTCTCTATCTGTCATCTCTCTCGTCGCTTTACGCCGCTAATCATATGCAGCCGATGTGGAAAGATCGTGAAACGATACAAATATTTCAGCAGCAGTTAGCTGAGCTGGCTATTTCCGGTATTCAGCCGCAGTTTACCCAATGGGTGAAATGGCTGACTGACCCGGAAGTGACCGGTATGGCACGCGACGTTGTGCTTTCTGATGCGATGCTGGGCTATCTCCAATTTACCAGCAGCGTGGAAGCCAACGGGGATAAGTGGCTTTACGGTACGACGCCGTACAAGATGACCACACCTTCGCTGACAGTGATTAATCAGTGGCAACTGGCGGTGCGGCAGGGTGATACCGCGCACTATATGTCGACACTGACGCCACAGCACCCTTATTACGCCAAAATGCATGACGCGTTGAAAACGATGCTGGCGGACAACCGTCCGTGGCCTGCGATGCGCGGTTCAGCAAGCTTGCGACCTGATCAAATCAGTGATGATGTTCCGGCGCTGCGTGAGATCCTCACCAGAACGGGCATGATGGTTGCCTCGCCGCAGGAAACCAGTGCGCCTAAACCGACAGATGAAACCATCGCCCCGAATACGCCGGGGAGCGCGGCGAATGATGATTTGTCTGTGGATGAAACCGCAGACAAAGCGCAGCCAGCCACCCCAGCGGTGAGTCCTTCAGCGACGTCGGTCCAGGATGTTCTGCCTTCGGTTCAGTCTACTGAAGCGCCGGCACCGGCTGCTGCTGTAGCTGTAGCCAATAATCAGTACACGCCAGATTTAGTGGAAGCAGTAAAACGTTTTCAGAAATGGCAGGGACTTGAGGCGGATGGGATTATCGGCGGGCGTACACGCCAGTGGTTGAATGCTTCACCACAGCTGAGGGCGACTTTACTGGCGCTGAATATTCAGCGATTGCGAATTCTGCCAGGGAATGTGAATACCGGAATTATGGTCAACATTCCAAACTATCAGCTTACCTATTACCTTAACGGCAGTGAGGTGCTGTCGTCGCGGGTGATTGTCGGGCGGCCCAGCCGGAAAACGCCTCTGATGAGCAGTGCGCTCAATAATGTGGTGGTGAATCCACCGTGGAATGTGCCGACAACATTAGTACGTGAAGATATTGTGCCGAAAGCCATGAATAATCCGGGCTACTTCCAGCAGCATGGTTATCAGGTATTGTCAGGCTGGAGCAATGACGCGGAAGTCATCGATCCTTCCATGATCGACTGGGCAATGGTGTCCCCTAATCACTTCCCTTACCGTATCCGTCAGGCTCCTGGAGTCAGCAACTCGCTTGGCCGGTATAAATTTAATATGCCGAGTTCTGATGCAATTTATCTGCATGACACGCCAAACCATAACCTGTTCAGCAAAGACATTCGTGCGCTGAGTTCAGGGTGCGTGAGGGTCAATAAAGCGTCTGAACTGGCGAATATGTTGTTACAGGATGCCGGCTGGAATGACACTCGTATCTCTTCTGCTTTGCAGGGCGGTAACACCACTTACGTGGCAATACGACATCACATACCGGTAAAACTGTTTTATCTGACGGCGTGGGTTGCAGATGATGGTAAACCGCAGTTCCGCACAGATATTTACAATTATGATTCCACAGTGAGATCCGGAGCACAAATTTTGCCTCAGGCAGAAATTTTGCTTCAATAA
- the mukB gene encoding chromosome partition protein MukB, which translates to MIERGKFRSLTLVNWNGFFARTFDLDSLVTTLSGGNGAGKSTTMAAFVTALIPDLTLLHFRNTTEAGATSGSRDKGLHGKLRAGVCYSVLDVVNSRHQRIVVGVRLQQVAGRDRKVDIKPFTIQGLPVAVNPTEMLTETVGERQARVLPLHELKERVEAMEGVQFKQFNSITDYHALMFDLGVIPRRLRSASDRSKFYRLIEASLYGGISSAITRSLRDYLLPENSGVRKAFQDMEAALRENRMTLEAIRVTQSDRDLFKHLISEATSYVAADYMRHANERRIHLDGALVLRNDLLTSRKQLSSEQYRHVEMARELAEQSGSQSDLETDYQAASDHLSLVQTAMRQQEKIERYESDLEELTYRLEEQNEVVAEASELHAEHEARAEAAELEVDELKSQLADYQQALDVQQTRAIQYQQALQAIERARDLCQIPDLSIQNSEEWLETFQSKEQEATEILLMLEQKMSVASAAHNQFENAYQLVVKIAGEVSRSEAWQTARELLRDWSSQQHQAERVEPLRMRLSELEGRLREQQDAERQLQEFCKRTGQDVHPEDLDEMQRELEVQIEELQGVVSQAGERRMQMRQELEQVQSRIRELTARAPVWLAAQEALSQLSEQSKEPLESSQQVTEYMQQLLETERETTVERDEVAARKRRIEGQITRLSQPSGAEDSRMIALAERFGGVLLSEIYDDVTIDDAPYFSALYGPSRHAIVVPDLSLIRDQLDGLDDCPEDLYLIEGDPQSFDDNVFEVEEMQGAVLVKTGDRQWRYSHFPQVPLFGRAARENRLETLHKERENLSERYATLSFDVQKIQRAHQAFSRFIGSHLAVAFDADPEAEIRTLSGRRGELERAINAHEGQNQQQRQQYEQAKDAIGMLNKLQPRVGLLCDETLIDRVEEIREEMEEAQDAARFIQQHGVSLAKLEPLVSVLQSDPEQHEQLKEDYAQAQHSQRLAKQQAFALTEVVQRRAHFSYTDSAGMLNENSDLNDKLRQRLEHAEAERTRAREQMRQHQTQLTQYSQVLASLKSSFDAKRDMLKELSQELQDIGVQADPNAEARAKTRRDELHTALSTNRARCNQLEKQITFCEAEMDNLQKKLRKLERDYHQSREQVVSSKAGWCAVMRLVKDNGVERRLHRRELAYMDGDELRSMSDKALGALRLAVSDNEHLRDVLRLSEDPKRPERKIQFYIAVYQHLRERIRQDIIRTDDPVEAIEQMEIELGRLTEELTAREQQLAISSKSVANIIRKTIQREQNRIRQLNQGLQAVAFGQVKSVRLNVNVREAHAGLLDVLSEQQEQHQDLFSSNRLTFSEALAKLYQRLNPQIDMGQRTPQTIGEELLDYRNYLEMEVEVNRGSDGWLRAESGALSTGEAIGTGMSILVMVVQSWEDESSRMRGKDISPCRLLFLDEAARLDAKSIATLFELCDRLEMQLIIAAPENISPEKGTTYKLVRKVFGNNEHVHVVGLRGFAAELPALANTEADVS; encoded by the coding sequence ATGATTGAACGCGGTAAATTTCGCTCACTGACGCTGGTTAACTGGAACGGCTTTTTCGCCCGGACATTTGACCTCGATTCACTGGTCACCACGCTTTCCGGTGGTAACGGTGCGGGTAAATCCACCACCATGGCCGCTTTTGTCACGGCGCTGATCCCCGATCTGACATTGCTGCATTTTCGTAATACCACCGAAGCGGGTGCGACTTCCGGATCACGTGATAAAGGTCTGCACGGTAAATTACGCGCCGGTGTCTGTTATTCCGTTCTGGATGTGGTGAACTCGCGGCATCAGCGCATTGTCGTGGGCGTTCGTCTGCAACAGGTTGCGGGGCGTGACCGTAAAGTCGATATCAAACCTTTCACCATTCAGGGCTTGCCGGTTGCGGTGAACCCGACAGAAATGCTGACGGAAACCGTTGGCGAACGTCAGGCGCGCGTGTTGCCTTTGCATGAACTGAAAGAGCGCGTTGAAGCAATGGAAGGCGTGCAGTTCAAGCAGTTCAACTCGATTACCGATTACCATGCGCTGATGTTTGACCTGGGTGTGATCCCGCGTCGTCTGCGTTCAGCGTCTGATCGCAGTAAATTCTATCGCCTGATCGAAGCGTCACTTTACGGCGGTATCTCCAGCGCCATTACCCGCTCCCTGCGCGACTACCTGTTGCCGGAAAACAGCGGTGTGCGTAAAGCCTTCCAGGATATGGAAGCCGCGCTGCGTGAAAACCGCATGACGCTGGAAGCGATCCGCGTTACACAATCTGACCGTGACCTGTTCAAGCATCTGATTTCGGAAGCGACGTCGTACGTAGCCGCCGACTATATGCGTCATGCCAATGAACGCCGCATTCATCTCGATGGCGCGCTGGTACTGCGTAATGATTTGCTGACCAGCCGTAAACAGCTTTCCAGTGAACAATATCGTCATGTTGAAATGGCGCGTGAGCTGGCTGAGCAGAGCGGTTCGCAGAGCGATCTGGAAACCGATTATCAGGCTGCGAGCGATCATTTGAGTCTGGTTCAGACCGCAATGCGTCAGCAGGAAAAAATCGAGCGTTATGAAAGTGACCTCGAAGAGCTGACTTACCGTCTGGAAGAGCAGAACGAAGTTGTCGCAGAAGCCAGCGAACTGCACGCAGAGCACGAAGCACGTGCGGAAGCGGCTGAGCTGGAAGTGGACGAACTGAAAAGTCAGCTGGCCGATTACCAGCAGGCGCTGGATGTTCAGCAAACCCGTGCGATCCAATATCAGCAAGCCTTACAGGCCATTGAGCGTGCGCGCGACCTTTGTCAGATCCCTGATCTGAGTATTCAGAACAGTGAAGAATGGCTGGAAACATTCCAGAGTAAAGAACAGGAAGCCACTGAAATCCTGCTGATGCTGGAACAGAAAATGAGCGTGGCGTCTGCCGCCCATAATCAGTTCGAAAATGCCTATCAGCTGGTGGTGAAAATCGCCGGTGAAGTGAGCCGCAGCGAAGCCTGGCAGACCGCGCGTGAATTGCTGCGCGACTGGTCTTCACAGCAACATCAGGCGGAACGCGTAGAACCGCTGCGGATGCGTTTGTCCGAGCTGGAAGGCCGTCTGCGTGAACAGCAGGATGCTGAGCGTCAGTTGCAGGAATTCTGTAAACGCACCGGTCAGGATGTGCATCCGGAAGATCTGGACGAAATGCAGCGTGAGCTGGAAGTACAGATCGAAGAATTGCAGGGTGTTGTCTCGCAGGCCGGTGAACGTCGTATGCAAATGCGTCAGGAACTCGAGCAGGTTCAGTCGCGTATTCGCGAGCTGACCGCCCGTGCCCCGGTCTGGCTGGCCGCACAGGAAGCCCTCAGCCAGCTGAGTGAACAAAGTAAAGAACCGCTGGAAAGCAGCCAGCAGGTGACCGAATACATGCAGCAGTTGCTGGAAACGGAACGCGAAACCACGGTTGAGCGTGACGAAGTAGCTGCCCGCAAACGTCGCATTGAAGGCCAGATAACGCGCCTCAGTCAGCCAAGCGGTGCAGAAGATTCCCGCATGATCGCGCTGGCAGAACGCTTTGGTGGCGTACTGTTATCTGAAATTTATGATGACGTTACCATCGATGATGCGCCTTACTTCTCCGCGTTGTATGGTCCGTCACGCCACGCGATTGTCGTGCCAGATTTGTCGCTGATCCGCGATCAGTTAGACGGTCTGGACGATTGTCCTGAAGATCTCTATCTGATCGAAGGGGATCCGCAGTCATTCGATGACAACGTGTTTGAAGTAGAAGAAATGCAGGGCGCGGTGCTGGTGAAAACCGGTGACCGCCAGTGGCGTTATTCTCACTTCCCGCAGGTACCGTTGTTTGGTCGTGCGGCGCGTGAAAACCGTCTCGAAACTCTGCATAAAGAACGCGAAAATCTTTCTGAGCGTTATGCGACCTTGTCGTTTGACGTGCAGAAAATCCAGCGTGCGCATCAGGCATTCAGCCGTTTCATCGGCAGCCATCTGGCCGTTGCGTTTGATGCCGATCCGGAAGCAGAAATCCGCACCCTGAGCGGACGTCGTGGTGAACTGGAACGTGCCATCAATGCACATGAAGGCCAGAATCAGCAGCAGCGTCAGCAATACGAGCAGGCGAAAGACGCTATCGGTATGCTCAATAAATTGCAGCCGCGCGTAGGCTTACTGTGCGATGAAACGCTGATCGACCGTGTGGAAGAAATCCGCGAAGAAATGGAAGAGGCGCAGGATGCTGCCCGTTTCATTCAGCAACACGGTGTTTCGCTGGCTAAGCTGGAACCGCTGGTGTCAGTGCTGCAAAGTGACCCGGAACAGCATGAGCAACTGAAAGAAGATTACGCACAGGCGCAGCATTCACAGCGTCTGGCGAAGCAGCAGGCCTTTGCGCTGACCGAAGTCGTTCAGCGTCGTGCGCACTTCAGCTATACCGATTCTGCCGGCATGCTGAATGAAAACAGCGACCTGAACGACAAACTACGTCAGCGTCTGGAACATGCGGAAGCGGAACGTACGCGTGCCCGCGAGCAGATGCGTCAGCATCAGACTCAGCTGACTCAGTACAGTCAGGTTCTGGCCTCGCTGAAAAGTTCGTTCGATGCCAAACGCGATATGCTCAAAGAGCTGAGCCAGGAATTGCAGGATATCGGCGTTCAGGCCGATCCGAATGCCGAAGCACGAGCCAAAACCCGTCGTGATGAGCTGCATACTGCACTGAGCACTAACCGTGCCCGTTGCAACCAGCTGGAAAAACAGATCACCTTCTGCGAAGCAGAAATGGACAATCTGCAGAAAAAACTGCGCAAACTTGAGCGCGATTATCACCAGAGCCGTGAGCAGGTCGTGTCCTCGAAAGCGGGCTGGTGTGCGGTCATGCGTCTGGTAAAAGATAACGGCGTTGAGCGTCGTCTGCACCGTCGTGAGCTGGCTTATATGGATGGCGACGAACTGCGTTCGATGTCGGATAAAGCATTGGGTGCGCTGCGCCTGGCGGTGTCTGATAACGAACATTTGCGCGACGTGCTGCGTCTTTCAGAAGATCCGAAACGTCCGGAACGCAAAATCCAGTTCTACATTGCCGTGTATCAGCATCTGCGTGAACGTATTCGTCAGGATATTATCCGCACCGACGATCCGGTCGAAGCCATTGAGCAGATGGAAATCGAGCTGGGACGTCTGACTGAAGAACTGACCGCCCGCGAACAGCAACTGGCCATCAGTTCGAAAAGTGTGGCGAACATTATCCGCAAAACCATTCAGCGCGAGCAGAACCGTATCCGCCAGCTGAACCAGGGGCTGCAGGCCGTGGCGTTTGGTCAGGTGAAAAGTGTGCGTCTGAACGTGAATGTGCGTGAAGCACATGCGGGCCTGCTGGATGTTCTTTCTGAACAGCAGGAACAGCATCAGGATCTGTTCAGCAGTAACCGTCTGACCTTCTCGGAAGCGCTGGCCAAACTGTATCAGCGTCTGAATCCGCAGATTGATATGGGTCAGCGTACGCCACAAACCATCGGCGAAGAACTTCTGGATTACCGCAACTACCTGGAAATGGAAGTGGAAGTTAACCGTGGTTCAGACGGCTGGCTGCGTGCGGAAAGTGGCGCGCTGTCTACTGGTGAAGCGATCGGTACCGGTATGTCGATTCTGGTGATGGTGGTTCAGAGCTGGGAAGATGAGTCGAGCCGTATGCGTGGCAAAGATATTTCGCCATGTCGTCTGCTGTTCCTTGATGAAGCCGCGCGTCTGGATGCGAAATCCATCGCCACGCTGTTCGAGCTTTGCGACCGTCTCGAAATGCAGCTGATTATCGCTGCGCCAGAAAACATCAGCCCGGAAAAAGGGACGACGTATAAACTGGTGCGAAAAGTATTTGGCAATAATGAACATGTACATGTGGTGGGTTTACGCGGTTTTGCCGCAGAACTTCCTGCACTGGCCAACACGGAAGCTGACGTTTCCTGA
- the mukE gene encoding chromosome partition protein MukE, translating to MSSTNIEHIMPAKLAQALANSVFPALDSQLRSGRHIGIDELDNHAFLMDYQEEMELFYSRYSVELIRAPEGFFYLRPRSTTLIPRSVLSELDMMVGKILCYLYLSPERLAHEGIFTQQELYDELLSLADESKLLKYVNQRSTGSDLDRQKLQDKVRTSLNRLRRLGMVYFMGVDSTKFRITEAVFRFGADVRSGDDAREAQLRMIRDGEAMPVDSALSLNDENEDGEPLAGQQGHESAEDEQE from the coding sequence ATGTCATCGACAAATATTGAACACATAATGCCAGCTAAGCTGGCGCAGGCACTGGCAAATTCAGTGTTTCCTGCTCTCGACAGCCAGCTGCGTTCTGGCCGTCATATCGGCATTGACGAACTGGATAACCACGCTTTCCTGATGGACTATCAGGAAGAAATGGAACTGTTTTACAGCCGCTATAGCGTGGAATTAATCCGGGCCCCGGAAGGTTTCTTCTATCTGCGTCCGCGCTCCACCACGCTTATCCCGCGTTCCGTGCTCTCTGAACTGGATATGATGGTCGGAAAAATTCTCTGCTATTTGTATCTCAGCCCGGAACGTCTGGCGCATGAGGGGATTTTTACCCAGCAGGAACTTTATGACGAATTACTGAGTCTGGCTGACGAAAGCAAATTGCTGAAATACGTCAACCAGCGCTCAACCGGCTCTGACCTGGATCGCCAGAAGTTGCAGGATAAAGTCCGCACGTCACTGAACCGCCTGCGTCGTCTGGGCATGGTGTATTTCATGGGCGTCGACAGCACTAAATTCCGTATTACAGAAGCAGTATTTCGCTTTGGTGCGGATGTCCGCAGCGGCGATGACGCGCGCGAAGCTCAGTTGCGGATGATCCGCGACGGCGAAGCGATGCCAGTCGACAGCGCGTTGTCCTTGAACGACGAAAATGAAGACGGCGAACCGCTGGCAGGGCAGCAAGGGCATGAAAGCGCAGAGGATGAACAGGAATGA